One Abyssisolibacter fermentans genomic window, TTATATGTATAGAGGTGATGTAATATTGAGTAAGGAAAAGAACAAATCCTTCAAAAAAAAAAATGATGTAATGATGGGGGCTAAAATTGTCAATCAATTAAATACTAACCAGCAAACAAATATGACACTTTCTGCTTATTGTGTAACAACACAAAATAGCTCTACAGTAAATATTAATTGTGGATAGAGGTGATAGAGGACATGAATACGCAAAATCAATGGATAAAAATAAAAATGAAAAAGAAAAACAAGAAGGTACCTTCAGAAATACAAATAAATACCGATGGTGTTGTATATATAGATGGAGAAATTTATGATGAAAGTACTTCTAAATATGCAAGAATGAGTATAGATGTTGATAATCACAATAGAATTAATATAGGAGAAGAAACGCAAAAAATAATTGAAAGTAGGGAAAAGGCTAAAAAAGGGGATGTGGTAACGATAAAAGATATTAAAGGTCCTGACAGAACTGAAAGTACAACCGTAAAATTTTAATTGGTACTGGAGGAGTTGTTATGGTAGAAAAAAAGAATTCAAGTAGTCAAAATGTTGAATCAGATTTTCAATATGAAAATGAAGAACTTGATAATATTGAAAGTAAAGTAGAAGAAGAAAAAAAAGAGAGAAAGGTTTTTATGAATTACAATAAAGAAGGGGAGTTTGAAATTAAAATTCATGAAAGAGAAAATATAAATCCCTTCGAATTATTAGAAAAGCTGAATCGAGTACAAAGTAATGAGAAATTATCAAGTAAAGAAAAAAATAAACTAGTAAATAAAATTATGTCAAAATATCTGAGGTGATGGTTTTGAACAATGCTATCTCATCTATGAATCTTAATCTTTCAAATCAAGCTAATACTATTAAATCGGAACAAGTAAATTTGTCACAATTCAACTTTTTTGTGATACTTGGTCTTGAATACTTATATGAACAGATTGAAAATAATAGGGAAATAAAAGGAATTCCTATTGACATAAGCATAAAAAAATCTGGAGAAATGACTATAAATGGTCTGGATCAAGATTTAATTGATGATAATAATATTCGTATCTATTCAGATAAAAAAGTTACAAATAGCAATAAGTAATTTTTTATTAATAGTGCAGAGAGGAGGAAGTGTTTTTGGAAAATGAAGAGAGTAGTAAAATTAACTATGAAGATGAAAATGTAGAAAATGAAATAAAAAATATGATAAAAGGTGGAAAAGGTTCAAGTTATAATTTTTTAGTAAATGCTTCAAATCAAGCCAATTTGGTGAATACTTATAATTTATCACCTCTTCAATTGAATTCCATTTTTGTGTTAATTTCTCCCTATTACATTGAAAATTTTAATATAGAAGATTTAAATATAAATGTAAAAATTAATGAAGAAGGTATTGTTTGGTTGAACGATAAAGAATTTAAAACTTTGGAAATAGAAAAAGGAGTAAAAGTATTTGGTATTGTCAAACAAGAATAGGTGGTGTGATAAATGATTTGCAAAGAATGTAATGAAATAGAAGTTATAAAAATATATAAGAAAGAACATGTAAAGTTTAAATGTAAAAATGGGCATGAGTGGTATGAGCATTATATTGATCAGGGAGGAATTCATCAAAGACCTAAATCCTACAAAGTGAAAATAGAAGATATATTATTTCCAAGTGAAAAAGCTTTATATAAAAAAGTATTAAGAGAAATAAGTAAAAATCCAAGTTTTTATACTTCTTCAAATCCTACAGAGATTGTTCAGCATTTAATAAATAATTGCAAATTAGATAAAGAAAAGATTTATAAATTATTTAAGAAGATTACTCTTTATAACGAAAAAAAAATTAGCATTGAGTAGAATGGAGGAAAGATATCATGGAACTTAATACTAATAAAAACAAAAAAGTAAATATTCATCATACACAATTTACCGGTCTTATTCTATCAAGCACTGATGACTTTGAAGAAAAGCTACAAAAGATTAATACAAAAGAAGAAAAAAAGATAGAAGAAGAGAATAACGTAAAAAGAGATGAAAAGATAGAAGAAGAGAGTAACGTAAAAAAAGATGAAAAGATAGAAGAAGAGAGTAATGTAAAAAAAGATGAAAAGATAGAAGACAAGATTAATGCAAAAAAAGATGAAAAGATAGAAGATAAGGTTGATATAGAAAACAAAGATGATGATGATCAGATTGAGAGAGATGAGATTTTTATAAGCAATCCTTTTGATGAAATTTTGAAATTATATTCGATACATGAAAATAGAAATGAAAGAAATAAATAGTAAGGATAAATTATGTACCTAAGGGATGATTTGGAGTGATCCTTTTTTATTATAATTAAGTTAATTTATATGTAAAAGAACATATTGAGTTGAGTAAATTAATGTGATAATCAAAATTAATTATCCCTATTTAATATTTTGTCTAATTAAATTGTTACAAAAGATAGTATAGTTTAGAGAATAAAAACTATAAATAAACATATATAAAAAAACAGGCACTGCATAGCTTAGTGCCTGTTTTCAATTTTAACTTTATCTATGGCGACAAAATTACAGATTGCTAATTTACCATATTATACTATAAAATTATTATATTATAACATCATCATTCAATAACGTATTCAACTATCATGATTATACCTTTAACTTCAAGTCGCCTACTTCTATAAGTGGGTTTTTATGTATAAAAAAGATTACAATATATTTAAATTTTTTGCTTTTCATATTTAGATAATTTTATTAATTTAAAATACTTGCTAATTAAGTGAAACTATGTTAACATGAAATTAATACAAACGTCCGAATTAATAAACCGAGTTTTGGGGTATTATGCATAAAGGGGGTAAAAGTTATGTATAATTATTTAGATATGGTATTGTATTTTTCAATTTATGCCTTTTTAGGATGGTGCTTAGAAACAACTTATGCTAGTAAGAGAGCAAAAAAATTTATTAATAGAGGTTTTTTAACAGGTTTTTTTTGCCCAATATATGGCTTTGGTGCTGTAATAATCATTCTATCGTCACAATGGGTTAGTAATGTTTGCGATAATCAATTTGTATCATTAATTGTTAGTATAGTTCTTTCGGTTATATTGGTTACAGTACTTGAATACATAACAGGATATATTTTGGACAAAACTTTTAATTATAAGTGGTGGGACTATAGTAAAGAAACTGCAAACCTTCATGGATATATTTGTGTTAAATATTCTGTTCTTTGGGGCTTATTAGCATTATTACTTGTTAATACTGTACATACTGTTGTTTCAGAAATAATCTTACCTATACAGATTCTAACTAAAAGCTATATTGTAAATTTTCTAATGTTTTATTTTCTAATTGATATTATTAAATCAGTAATAGATGCTTTGGATTTAAGAGAAGTTATTCAAAACTATTCGAATTTTTCATTGATAAAATATCATGAGAAAATTATTGAACATAAAAGATTTTTTCTAGCATTTCCTCATTTAAGAATTTTAAATGAAGATATAAAACATGGGAATGTAATGAGTATTTTAAATGATAGAATGGTTAGAATAAAAATTAAACTAAAAAGTAGGTTTTTATAGAATTTGACATGAGATTTTGATTATTTTATAATGTATTTGTTTGTACGAATTGTTTTAAAGGAGTTTATTATATGAAAAATGAATTTGACCATATGAGTCAATCTCAAAAAATACTTAATGCAGCTTTCAAATGTATATCTTCGAAAGGCTATGCGAATGTATCGTTACGAGACATTGCAAATGAAGCAGGTGTAGTATTAAGCCAATTAAACTATTACTATAAAAATAAAGAGGGATTATTTACAGAAGTGGTGAAAAAGTTAGCTGAGCAATATCTCAATGAAATTGAAGATATATTAAAAAAAGGTATTGCAGAGAAGAAAAAGCTATCTTGTCTAATAGAATATTTTCAAGAGATGTTAAGAAAAAAACCCGAGTTGTTAAAACTTTTATTCGATCTAATAAGTATGTCTTTTTGGTCAGCATCACTTAAAAAAATTCTTAGCAACTTTTTTAATGATGTAACACAATTAATTGAAAAATATATGGATAACTTTTCAAATAAAGAAGAATTTAAAAATTATTCTCCAGCTACATTGTCCAGAATGATATCAGGAGCACTGTTTGGAACTTCTGTTCAAGTAATTTTAGCACATGGAGAAGACGATATGATAGATTCTTTATCAGCTATACAAGCATTATTTCAATAAAATAATCATTTGATAATAAAATTTAGAGAAAATTGATTAATAAAAAAGGGAAAACTTACAGAATTGATATATAAATTCTGATGAAAGTTTCCCTTTTTTATATAATGGAGTTTAAAAAACTTAAATTGCTAAGTTTTGGTCATATAAACATATATAGTTGAATAAATATACAAAATTTGTTATAATACATACGGTAAAGATAACTATAGATAAAAGGTATTTAAATCATTTATTATAACAATAGCTAATACGCTCATTTTAAATAGTTACCACTAACATAGTAGAAATATGGTAGTGGTAATTAATATGGCTTTTTTAAAAAGTTATAGATATAAACTAGAAATATTTAAAAAAGCAACTTATTAGTGTTCAAACAAGGGTTTTTACATTCTTTATAATCTGTAGGAAGTTATAAACTTTAAAACAACTTAATAATTTTCTTATATAGATTTCAATAAAAGGTTTTGTTCTATATTTTGCATATTATAATAATTGGTACATAGAAAATAGGAAAACCTTTTCGTGGAATATGAAAATAAATAACCTAGTGCAAAAGTACTAAATTTTAAAAAACACAAAAAAATAAAAAATACTACAAAATATTACATTAATGCGTGATAAAATATTCCAGGGAAGGATAATAAAATTTATTTAGTTTTAGCATTGATTTCTATCTTTGTTTTTGGAGGTAGTATTTTTGTAGTGAAAATGTCATCCTCTGCAAAATTGAGAAGAATCAATGTTTACATAATTTAGAAAATCATGAATAAAAGAAAGGGGAGAAAGTATGAGAGAAAAAAGGATTTATATTCTAGTTATTGTTTTTTTATTACTTTTTAGTACAATAGCATTTGCACAAGATTATATAGCCCAGCCTATAGGTAGAATTGATACAGATGGAAACAGTTTGGTATGGGCAAGCTATGTAAGTGGCGAGTGGTGTGTTTTTCATGCGGATTTATCTACAGGAAAGCAAAGTCAAATTACTTTTGGAGATTTCTCAGCTTCATATCCATCTATATGGGGAAATAAGATAGTCTGGCAGGAGTATAGAGATGAAAAATTTGATATTTACCTTTATGACATGGATAGCAAAACAAGTAAAAAAATATCGACTCTTGAGGGGAACAATATAGAATCTCTTATAAGAGGAGATTATATCCTATGGGCAAACCAAAATGATGGATATAAAAATATAGTTATATACGATATGAATACTCAAAAAGAAGAAATAGTTACTACAGAAATTTTGGCATGTGGTATAGATTTTGACGGAGAATATGCAGTATGGATGGATGGAAGAAATGGAAACATGGATATCTATGCATATGACATACAAAATAGTGCTGAAATCAGAGTAACATCAGATATGGAAGATGAAAGCGATCCCAAAATATCGGAAGGAGAAATAGTATACACTACAAGATACGGTGGAACAACTCATCTTCATAAATATGATATAGAGGCGCAAGAAGACAGCAAGCTTACAGCAGGGGATGAGGAGCATAATCTTTTAGCATTTTCAGCTGGACAAATAATTATGACTGAAGGAGACGATGTAATACTTAAAGATACAGACACAACAGTAGAAACAGATATAAAAACTATCGATAATAAAAAGCCTAATAAGACATTCCTAAATGGTACAGATATAGTATGGTTGAGTGATACAGGCATAAAGACTGATAATACTAATGATGCAATAGACCGAGCTGATGAGACTCCAAAGGAAGAAAATCCAAAGGAAGAGAATCCAAAAGAAGAAGTTCCAAAGGAAGAAGCTCGTCACTCAGAAAAAAGGAGTAAAGAGGAATCAAATGAATCAACTTTCTCGGTAGTGCCTGGAGATGATAACCTGTTTGAAATAGAAAAAGATAAAATAAAAATATTGATAAAAGCAGATGAAATATTATCTGAAGGAGAAATAAGGTTTGACGAAATAGATATGAATATACAAGACAGTGATTATTCCTTGAAAAGCAAGATATATGAGCTAAACATGGAAGAAAGCAATACACAAACAAAAACAGCAACTCTGTTAATATCCTATGGAAGCTATAAAAACGGAAACAAATTAAGGGTATACAGCATAGAAGACAAACCAAAAGCATTAAAACTTAAAAGAAATAAAGAAAATCAAACTATTTCAGTTGAAATACAAAATGGAATGAAAATAGCTTTAATGGCACATGAAAAAGAATATTCAGATATACAAAAACATTGGGCAAAGGAAACTATAGAATCAGTTGCAGCACAACAGATGATAAGTGGATACAAAGATGAAACAATAAGACCTGACAACACAATCACCAGAGCAGAATTTATGAAAATACTAGTTAATTACTTTGCGAAGGGAGAAGAAGCTATAGGAGAAGGTTTTACAGATATTTCGGAACACTGGGCAGAAAAAGATTTAATAATAGCAAAAAATAAAGGGTGGATAAAAGGCTACGATGGAAAAGCAGCTCCAGACAATAAGATAACTAGAGAAGAAATGATTACGATTCTTATGAGAATATCTGCAGAAAATATTGAGAAAAAAGAAGTTGCTATGGAGGATTTTGCGGATTATTCACAAGTAAGTAAGTGGAGTAAAGAATCGATAACAAAAGCAATAAAAGAAGGCATAATACAAGGGGATAACAAAAACATCAAACCAAAATCAAATGCAACAAGAGCAGAGGCTATTACAATAATCTATAGATTTTTAGACAATAGGGGTAACATTTAGGAAAGGGGGATTAAATATGAGGAAGAGTAAAAAAATAATCGCATGTTTATTAGCGTTTATAATGACTATATTAGTACCACTTAGTCCATTATCGCAAAATTTCACAGCAAATGCAGCATCATCAAAGATATTTGATATAAGTCCATCAAAAATAGATATTGGAGAAACAGTAACAATAAAAGTATTGCTTCAATACACACAAAAAGCAGATGTATACGTTGAGGATTCAAGTGGGAAAAAAATAAAAACCATAGCCAATAATGTAACAATTGGAGGGTACGATGGTACCTATGAAATTGATGCAGATGGTAATGTAGTAGTAATAGGTGATGATATAGCCAAAAATCCAGACATATTCACTTGGGACGTCAATGAAGTTGAAGATGGAAAATATACCATCGTAGTCATGCCAGAAGAGGAATCATTTAAGCAATACGCTGATAGAGGAAGTATTTTTGTAGGAAGCGGTGCATCTGGTGGAGGATCCTCCGCTCTAGAAGTAGATCCTAATCTCAGCACTGGTGAATTCAATTTTCATGGCTATATAGAGTCTGGAGAAGACGAAGATCAAAAAGTAGATAAAGACGATTATAGAAAAAGGGTATATATTGATACTGAGAGTGTAGAACTTATTGTTGATGGTCAAAGGTATAAAGCGTCAGTAGAAAGCGATAACTGGAACGTTACTCTAACTAAGCCAATAACACCATATAAAAAAGTAGAAGTAACAGGTAAAAAAATAAATGAAATAACAATAGAAGAAGAGTTTCTTATAGAAAAAGAAGTTCCCGATGGAACCGATGAAGAAGGAAACCCTATATTTAAAACAATATATGAATGGGAAGAAGAAACCAGTACTGAAGAAGAAACTATTGAATTAGATTCTCTAAATATAGCAGACCATGTTACAAGAGAACTAGATAGGATTGTATATATTTCAGTAATATATTTTGATTCGATAAAAAATATAGCTGATATAAGAAGTGCTAATGATAAGAATTCATCATGGAACCCAGAACATGGAAATCATATTTTAGTAGTTGAACCAAAAGGTGTTTTCTATGATGTAGATAGTATTAACTATAAGGATCTTGATGAAATTGTTAGAACAGAGTATGCAAAAATAAGTAAAGACCCTGTAGACATAATGTCAGGAAACTATATTTACAGACATAAAGATATAGAAATTGCAGGGGCATTCCCTATTGAATTTAGCAGATGGTACAACTCAAGGGACAACTATAACGGACTTTTAGGTAGAAACTGGCATACAAGCTACGAATACAGACTATGGGAAAAATCAAATGAAGTAGAAGTAGTATTTCCTGATGGAAGAAGGATTAAGCATAACTATTCAGGAGGGAAATATGTACCTGCACAGGCAGGAGAATATGACAAACTAGAAAAAACAAATGGACAGTTTATACTAACAAGAAAAGATAAAACTCAATATACATTTAATAGTGCAGGAAAAATAAAAGAAATAAAAGACAGTAATGGAAACATAACAAAATTTGTTTACAAAGAAGACTTCCTAGCTGAAATCAGAACAAATAGCGGTTATGTAACTATTGACTATACAAATAAAGGTCTGATAAGACAAATAAGAGATAATACAGGAAGAGTAGTAAAATACGGATATAATAACAGCAATGAACTTACTAAATTCACCTATGCAAACGAGGAAAGTATACTTTATGATTATGACAGTAATTCAAGACTTACAAAAGTAACAAGTCCTAATAGAAACGCAGGGGTAACCAATGAATACGATAGCCAAGGCAGAGTAGTAAAACAGACATTCCCTGACGAAACTATAATGCTATTTGATTATGATACAGCAAATAATAAAACAACAGTAACAGAAAGAAATGGACAAGTTACTACATATTATTATGATAATAAATATAGAGTAACACAAGTAGAACATGCAGACGGAACAGAACTTTATTCATACAATGCACAAAATGAACTTGAAAACTATACAGATAAAGCAGGAAGCAAAACTTCTTACCAGTACGATACAAGGGGAAATATAACCGAAATTGACAAGGATGGAGATAAAACATACCTTGCATATAATGAAAATGATAAAATAACAGGGGTTACAGATATTAAAGGAAACACAACAACATATGCATATGATACCAAGGGGAACCTAGTTAGTGAAACAGATGCAAGAGGCAATATAACAACATATGCATATAATACAAAGGGACAAGTAACACAAATATCAAAGTCAGATGGAAGCACTACAAAAATAGCATATGATGATAAAGGAAATATAAGTAAAGTAACAGATGCAAGAGAAAATAGCAAAGAATATGAGTACGATAGCTTAAATAGAGTTATAGCAGTAACCGATAGAGAAGGAAACACAATAAAATACGAAAACAATGAAGAAGATAAAATATCAAAAATAACATACCCAGATGAAACATATATAAGCTACGAATATGATGAAAATGGTAACATAACAAAATATACAGATCAAAATAGCCATAGTGAAAGCTATGAATACGATAAATTAGGAAAAATAACAAAAATAACAGACGTAATGGGATACGTGACCGCATACCAATACGATAGTATGGGTAATCTCATAGGCGAAACTGATAAAAGAGGAAACACTACTACATATGCCTATGACCAATATAACAATCTCATAAACAAAACAGAACCAGAAGGAAATATAACATATTATGAATATGATAATAACTCAAATTTAACAAAAGAAATAGACCCTAGAGGAAAAGAAACAACCTATCAATATGACATAAAAGGTAACCTAACAAAGATAACAGACCCATATGGAAATGTAGTGTCATATGAATATGACAAGCTAGGAAAAGTTGAGAAAATAACAGACAAAAAAGGAAATGTAATAAGTTATAACTACGACCCTTCAGGAAACGTAGTAAGTGAGATAGATAAAAATAATAACCAAATAACATATGAATATGATTCCTTAGGTAGACTTACAAAACAAATTGACCAACTAGGAAGAACAGGACTATTTGGCTATGACAAAGAAGGTAATGTAACAACAGCTACAGATGCACTAGGTTATACACAGAAATACGATTATGACGGTGAAAGTAGAATAACCCAAATAACAGACAAAAG contains:
- a CDS encoding putative ABC transporter permease → MYNYLDMVLYFSIYAFLGWCLETTYASKRAKKFINRGFLTGFFCPIYGFGAVIIILSSQWVSNVCDNQFVSLIVSIVLSVILVTVLEYITGYILDKTFNYKWWDYSKETANLHGYICVKYSVLWGLLALLLVNTVHTVVSEIILPIQILTKSYIVNFLMFYFLIDIIKSVIDALDLREVIQNYSNFSLIKYHEKIIEHKRFFLAFPHLRILNEDIKHGNVMSILNDRMVRIKIKLKSRFL
- a CDS encoding TetR/AcrR family transcriptional regulator, with amino-acid sequence MKNEFDHMSQSQKILNAAFKCISSKGYANVSLRDIANEAGVVLSQLNYYYKNKEGLFTEVVKKLAEQYLNEIEDILKKGIAEKKKLSCLIEYFQEMLRKKPELLKLLFDLISMSFWSASLKKILSNFFNDVTQLIEKYMDNFSNKEEFKNYSPATLSRMISGALFGTSVQVILAHGEDDMIDSLSAIQALFQ
- a CDS encoding S-layer homology domain-containing protein codes for the protein MREKRIYILVIVFLLLFSTIAFAQDYIAQPIGRIDTDGNSLVWASYVSGEWCVFHADLSTGKQSQITFGDFSASYPSIWGNKIVWQEYRDEKFDIYLYDMDSKTSKKISTLEGNNIESLIRGDYILWANQNDGYKNIVIYDMNTQKEEIVTTEILACGIDFDGEYAVWMDGRNGNMDIYAYDIQNSAEIRVTSDMEDESDPKISEGEIVYTTRYGGTTHLHKYDIEAQEDSKLTAGDEEHNLLAFSAGQIIMTEGDDVILKDTDTTVETDIKTIDNKKPNKTFLNGTDIVWLSDTGIKTDNTNDAIDRADETPKEENPKEENPKEEVPKEEARHSEKRSKEESNESTFSVVPGDDNLFEIEKDKIKILIKADEILSEGEIRFDEIDMNIQDSDYSLKSKIYELNMEESNTQTKTATLLISYGSYKNGNKLRVYSIEDKPKALKLKRNKENQTISVEIQNGMKIALMAHEKEYSDIQKHWAKETIESVAAQQMISGYKDETIRPDNTITRAEFMKILVNYFAKGEEAIGEGFTDISEHWAEKDLIIAKNKGWIKGYDGKAAPDNKITREEMITILMRISAENIEKKEVAMEDFADYSQVSKWSKESITKAIKEGIIQGDNKNIKPKSNATRAEAITIIYRFLDNRGNI
- a CDS encoding DUF6531 domain-containing protein — encoded protein: MRKSKKIIACLLAFIMTILVPLSPLSQNFTANAASSKIFDISPSKIDIGETVTIKVLLQYTQKADVYVEDSSGKKIKTIANNVTIGGYDGTYEIDADGNVVVIGDDIAKNPDIFTWDVNEVEDGKYTIVVMPEEESFKQYADRGSIFVGSGASGGGSSALEVDPNLSTGEFNFHGYIESGEDEDQKVDKDDYRKRVYIDTESVELIVDGQRYKASVESDNWNVTLTKPITPYKKVEVTGKKINEITIEEEFLIEKEVPDGTDEEGNPIFKTIYEWEEETSTEEETIELDSLNIADHVTRELDRIVYISVIYFDSIKNIADIRSANDKNSSWNPEHGNHILVVEPKGVFYDVDSINYKDLDEIVRTEYAKISKDPVDIMSGNYIYRHKDIEIAGAFPIEFSRWYNSRDNYNGLLGRNWHTSYEYRLWEKSNEVEVVFPDGRRIKHNYSGGKYVPAQAGEYDKLEKTNGQFILTRKDKTQYTFNSAGKIKEIKDSNGNITKFVYKEDFLAEIRTNSGYVTIDYTNKGLIRQIRDNTGRVVKYGYNNSNELTKFTYANEESILYDYDSNSRLTKVTSPNRNAGVTNEYDSQGRVVKQTFPDETIMLFDYDTANNKTTVTERNGQVTTYYYDNKYRVTQVEHADGTELYSYNAQNELENYTDKAGSKTSYQYDTRGNITEIDKDGDKTYLAYNENDKITGVTDIKGNTTTYAYDTKGNLVSETDARGNITTYAYNTKGQVTQISKSDGSTTKIAYDDKGNISKVTDARENSKEYEYDSLNRVIAVTDREGNTIKYENNEEDKISKITYPDETYISYEYDENGNITKYTDQNSHSESYEYDKLGKITKITDVMGYVTAYQYDSMGNLIGETDKRGNTTTYAYDQYNNLINKTEPEGNITYYEYDNNSNLTKEIDPRGKETTYQYDIKGNLTKITDPYGNVVSYEYDKLGKVEKITDKKGNVISYNYDPSGNVVSEIDKNNNQITYEYDSLGRLTKQIDQLGRTGLFGYDKEGNVTTATDALGYTQKYDYDGESRITQITDKRGAVTKYTYDKLGRLTKITDAIGGEKNLSYDELGNISSIKDERRNTTTFTYDKLGNLIEEQDPYGEITTYEYDENNNLTQIIDPMGYSMSYAYDKNNRIAKVTDKEGNETSYTYDGAGNITTVTDPLGRTTKLQYDDLSRITTVTDKDGKTITYTYDKENNITSVIDKMGNVVYYEYDAVGNIIKETNQRGYQTKYTYDAVGNLLQKTDAKENSVKIDYDLLGRISQVTDEEGNITSYTYDKSGNITHITDALGNTTELTYDLLERVESKTDRDGNITKYNYDAVGNITKETNARGYVQEYDYDKNGNLKRKTDANGNETEYVYDSIGRITKIVNPDGTKQRFTYDKEDRIKTVTDENKNTTEYTYDAIGNLTKTTDAEGNKTYYTYDEMDRLVEIEVKNKITTMSIDAELLTTDEEVTGDNIEEDSTKLEEETTNTQTEDAEMLTTDEEVTGDSIEEDSTKLEEETTNTQTQDTEILTTDEEVTGDNIEEDSTKLEEETINTQAEDTEILTTDEEVIGDNIEEDSTIQEEETTNAQTEDTEILITDEEVTGDSIEEESTNLEEETTNAQTEYAGILTTNTEVICDNIEEDSLINEEETINTQTEDTEILTTDEEEAENDIEEESTMPEEETTNTQTEDTEILTTDEEEAENDIEEESTMPEEETTNTQTEDTEILTTDEEEAENNNEEESTIPEEETINTMTENIEPIPQEINMETTIEEQITIYQYDDRGLIKKVIDPLGHSESYT